From the Lepisosteus oculatus isolate fLepOcu1 chromosome 1, fLepOcu1.hap2, whole genome shotgun sequence genome, one window contains:
- the rnf24 gene encoding RING finger protein 24 isoform X2, which translates to MLKKEERKHFGRGAFFSISMSSNFQHYSFRMPNIGFQNLPLNIYIVVFGTAIFVFILSLLFCCYLIRLRHQAHKELYAYKQVIQKEKVKELNLHEICAVCLEEFKQKDELGICPCKHAFHRKCLIKWLEVRKVCPLCNMPVLQLAQQQGHMEQQGPSQQPLPGVENMV; encoded by the exons atgctgaaaaaagaagaaagaaaacacttcggccgtggagccttcttcag CATATCCATGAGCTCCAACTTCCAGCACTACAGCTTCAGAATGCCTAACATCGGGTTTCAGAATCTGCCCCTCAATATCTACATCGTGGTCTTTGGGACAGCCATATTTGTTTTCATCCTCAGTTTACTCTTCTGCTGTTACTTGATCAG GTTACGACATCAGGCACACAAGGAGTTATATGCTTACAAACAG GTTATTCAGAAGGAAAAGGTGAAAGAACTAAATCTACATGAG atcTGTGCAGTTTGTTTGGAGGAGTTCAAGCAGAAAGATGAGCTGGGAATATGCCCATGCAAGCATGCCTTTCACAGAAA GTGCCTCATTAAATGGCTGGAGGTGAGGAAGGTGTGTCCACTGTGCAACATGCCTGTCCTGCAGCTGGCTCAGCAACAGGGCCACATGGAGCAGCAGGGCCCTTCCCAGCAGCCCCTGCCAGGGGTCGAGAACATGGTGTAG
- the rnf24 gene encoding RING finger protein 24 isoform X3 produces the protein MLTVLDHFDDISMSSNFQHYSFRMPNIGFQNLPLNIYIVVFGTAIFVFILSLLFCCYLIRLRHQAHKELYAYKQVIQKEKVKELNLHEICAVCLEEFKQKDELGICPCKHAFHRKCLIKWLEVRKVCPLCNMPVLQLAQQQGHMEQQGPSQQPLPGVENMV, from the exons ATGTTGACAGTTTTAGATCATTTTGATGA CATATCCATGAGCTCCAACTTCCAGCACTACAGCTTCAGAATGCCTAACATCGGGTTTCAGAATCTGCCCCTCAATATCTACATCGTGGTCTTTGGGACAGCCATATTTGTTTTCATCCTCAGTTTACTCTTCTGCTGTTACTTGATCAG GTTACGACATCAGGCACACAAGGAGTTATATGCTTACAAACAG GTTATTCAGAAGGAAAAGGTGAAAGAACTAAATCTACATGAG atcTGTGCAGTTTGTTTGGAGGAGTTCAAGCAGAAAGATGAGCTGGGAATATGCCCATGCAAGCATGCCTTTCACAGAAA GTGCCTCATTAAATGGCTGGAGGTGAGGAAGGTGTGTCCACTGTGCAACATGCCTGTCCTGCAGCTGGCTCAGCAACAGGGCCACATGGAGCAGCAGGGCCCTTCCCAGCAGCCCCTGCCAGGGGTCGAGAACATGGTGTAG
- the rnf24 gene encoding RING finger protein 24 isoform X4, translating into MSSNFQHYSFRMPNIGFQNLPLNIYIVVFGTAIFVFILSLLFCCYLIRLRHQAHKELYAYKQVIQKEKVKELNLHEICAVCLEEFKQKDELGICPCKHAFHRKCLIKWLEVRKVCPLCNMPVLQLAQQQGHMEQQGPSQQPLPGVENMV; encoded by the exons ATGAGCTCCAACTTCCAGCACTACAGCTTCAGAATGCCTAACATCGGGTTTCAGAATCTGCCCCTCAATATCTACATCGTGGTCTTTGGGACAGCCATATTTGTTTTCATCCTCAGTTTACTCTTCTGCTGTTACTTGATCAG GTTACGACATCAGGCACACAAGGAGTTATATGCTTACAAACAG GTTATTCAGAAGGAAAAGGTGAAAGAACTAAATCTACATGAG atcTGTGCAGTTTGTTTGGAGGAGTTCAAGCAGAAAGATGAGCTGGGAATATGCCCATGCAAGCATGCCTTTCACAGAAA GTGCCTCATTAAATGGCTGGAGGTGAGGAAGGTGTGTCCACTGTGCAACATGCCTGTCCTGCAGCTGGCTCAGCAACAGGGCCACATGGAGCAGCAGGGCCCTTCCCAGCAGCCCCTGCCAGGGGTCGAGAACATGGTGTAG